Below is a genomic region from Chitinophagaceae bacterium.
TTCCTCCCATAGCTTCGGCTCCATACTTTACTCCTGATGCTCCTTTTATAACAGAAATATTTTGTGCTGTGTTGGGATCTATTTCGGGCGCATGGTCGTTTCCCCATTGCTGCCCTTCTTGACGAATCCCATTATTAATAATCAGCACTCTACTTCCATAAAGCCCATTGACTATTGGTTTTGATATTCCTGGTCCCGTCTGTAACACACTCATACCTGGTATATCTTGCAGGATATTTGCTAAATTTTTACTAAAATTATTTTCTATGCCTTTTTGTTTCAATAAAGAAAATGCTTGGGAAGATTCTGTTTTTTTGTATGTTTCATCGACATCTATTTCTTGAAGCAACAATGTCCCTTCGTCTAATTCTATTATAAACTCATTTTTTTCTAAAGAATGGAGAGTCATTGTAAAATTTTGGTACCCTATATGTTGTATCTCAAGGGTATAGTTTTTTTTACAAATATTTTGAAATCTAAAAATCCCTTTTTCATCAGTCACTTCTCCTCTCTTCAATTCTTCTATCCACACTGTTGCAAATGGAATTGCTGATTGCGTATGCTTTGTTATAATTTTCCCTTGTATATCAAAAGAACAGGGCTGAGCAAAGGATACAAAAACTTGCAAAAACAACATTACAAATATTGCATAGAATGTATTATGTGTTTTTTTGTGTGTCCGCATATCTCTTTTTAGTACCTATTTATCTCTTATTTTTAATAATGAATGAAAAATGAATGAATCAGAAACAATGAGAGGAAAAGTTTTTATACAAATCTCGAAGAGATGGTATAGTTATAACAACGTATATACCATCAATAATTATAGAAAGTATAGTATATAATTATAAGTATATTTTGAAAACAAAAATAATTTCTGCAAAAAAATCTCATGTACATAGTAAATATCTATTATACTTTATATAAGTACCCCGATTATGTGAAGTAAATGGCATCTCTCGGGGTTGTAGATACATAGTTATATTTTTTATTGTTTTGGTGTTTGTTTGTAAAGGAATAAAAAAAAGAGAGCCTCTTTTTACAGACGCTCTCTTTTATTAATTATGAATTCTTAATTCTTAATTATTTTTTCACTTTTTAATACTTCTCCTTTTTTTCCATAGAGTATCAACATATATTCTCCTTTGTTGAGAGATTGTATATTTATTTGTACCCCCTTGTCTCCCAATACTAAAGTACCATCTAATCTATATAAAGAATATTTTTCTATTTGGACTGCACTTTTTATAGTGAGATAATCTTTGGCAGGATTTGGGTAGATATGTATAGCAGGGTTTTCTTTTTCTATGAAAGTAAGCGGATGAGAGTTTGGAAGTACCACGGTAATACTCTGCTCCAAAATGGCGGTTTTATACTGAGTATTTTCTTCTTGCTGTGCAATAATAGTAGCAGTGCCTTTACTTCTCGCAGTGGCGGTATTTCCCGTTATAAAAATGATTGCATCATCTGACGATATGAAAGAAATAGCAGCT
It encodes:
- a CDS encoding T9SS type A sorting domain-containing protein; protein product: SLNNNTVSIHGAGTVEITANQTGNENYLPANIVQTLTIETPYVKIDPMLTFAPIGNKTVGDVFILSATSQSSAAISFISSDDAIIFITGNTATARSKGTATIIAQQEENTQYKTAILEQSITVVLPNSHPLTFIEKENPAIHIYPNPAKDYLTIKSAVQIEKYSLYRLDGTLVLGDKGVQINIQSLNKGEYMLILYGKKGEVLKSEKIIKN